The following coding sequences are from one Hugenholtzia roseola DSM 9546 window:
- a CDS encoding BatA domain-containing protein, with the protein MKNQYQRETHLQKRQISLLSYPHSQLEAMIFTNPAFLWALLLALIPIIIHFFNFQRPKKVFFSQVQFLKEATQTATSRNRLKHLLVLTARTLFIVALVLAFAQPILPKNEQTQENLYSNLVSLYIDNSFSLENEIDNKRNLDIALAYANQIAELFPAQTRFQLLDNSLQGSRFDFYEAEKLKEKVSVLDFSPTQTDLSTLAARQKQALLQEAAGKKARIFWISDFQKSQHQSLDKVESWINHLDTGSQYFVLPLTPTENKNVFIDSIWLETPFVQMGQNNVLWVRLRNTSAQALEKQNLTLFIDGKQSASAQIDILPEATADLSLSFLPEKNGALAGKISIEDYPITFDNDYHFVLEIAPLVKVVALTDEKNVAANPNSLSSYFEKVYQDVPLFSFQNMNQELIDYEVLQKADLLILAGISKIDVALNNLLLDFLNKGGSVAFFPAPQIELESYNRAFGLNLERLPTTTANAETLPSLWVGLETPNPKLPFFQGVFEKVSADMSLPQAAPAYKWRNAGTDLLKFRNGLPFLSQFNRQNGGTIFSFAAPLENSFSNLGKHALFVPVMFRMALTSKNKTNRLAYSFSDTYAELALDSLKKEDIFRLKSASDKSLQIIPAQRLVGQKLWLEVPKMGLPAGVYWVENNKDSTQQDTDNRKKAAIAFNYSKNESETSYYTVEELKAIFEPYPFIKVLENAAVESFAADYRKENEAFPLWRYFIYAALFLLLVETFLIRFWK; encoded by the coding sequence TTGAAAAACCAATACCAACGCGAAACGCATCTGCAAAAGCGTCAAATCTCTCTGCTTTCCTACCCTCATTCTCAACTTGAAGCTATGATTTTCACCAACCCCGCCTTTTTATGGGCTTTGTTATTGGCTCTAATTCCTATTATTATCCATTTTTTCAACTTTCAAAGACCTAAAAAAGTCTTTTTCAGCCAAGTACAATTTTTAAAAGAAGCAACCCAAACGGCAACTTCGCGCAATCGCCTCAAACACCTTTTGGTCTTGACTGCACGCACGCTTTTTATAGTTGCGTTGGTGCTTGCCTTTGCCCAGCCTATCCTGCCTAAAAACGAACAGACCCAAGAAAATCTTTATAGCAATTTGGTTAGTTTGTATATAGATAATTCTTTTAGCTTAGAAAATGAAATTGATAACAAAAGAAATTTAGATATTGCCTTAGCTTATGCCAATCAGATTGCCGAACTTTTCCCTGCCCAAACGCGCTTCCAACTTTTAGACAATAGTTTGCAGGGCAGCCGTTTTGATTTTTATGAAGCCGAAAAATTGAAAGAAAAGGTGAGTGTATTAGACTTTTCACCCACCCAAACCGACCTTTCTACGCTTGCCGCTCGCCAAAAGCAGGCTCTTTTGCAAGAAGCCGCAGGCAAAAAGGCGCGAATTTTCTGGATTTCAGACTTTCAAAAAAGCCAACACCAAAGTCTTGATAAGGTAGAAAGTTGGATAAATCATTTAGATACGGGTTCGCAATATTTTGTTTTGCCCCTTACGCCCACTGAAAATAAAAACGTTTTTATAGACTCCATTTGGCTCGAAACGCCTTTTGTACAGATGGGACAGAACAATGTCCTTTGGGTTCGTTTGCGAAATACCTCCGCACAAGCACTTGAAAAACAGAACCTTACGCTTTTCATAGACGGCAAACAGAGTGCCTCCGCCCAAATTGATATTTTGCCCGAAGCTACCGCAGACCTTTCTTTGTCTTTCCTGCCCGAAAAAAATGGCGCATTGGCAGGCAAAATTAGTATAGAAGATTATCCTATTACTTTTGATAATGATTATCATTTTGTCTTAGAAATTGCGCCTTTGGTGAAAGTGGTAGCCCTGACCGACGAAAAAAATGTAGCCGCAAATCCCAATAGCTTATCTTCCTATTTTGAAAAGGTATATCAAGATGTGCCTCTTTTTTCCTTTCAAAATATGAACCAAGAACTTATAGACTACGAAGTATTACAAAAAGCGGACTTGCTAATTTTGGCAGGCATCTCAAAAATTGATGTGGCTTTAAATAACCTTTTACTTGATTTTTTAAATAAAGGCGGAAGTGTTGCCTTTTTCCCTGCTCCACAAATAGAGTTGGAAAGTTACAACCGCGCCTTTGGGCTAAATTTAGAGCGGCTGCCTACCACTACCGCTAATGCCGAAACGCTACCTTCTCTTTGGGTAGGATTGGAGACGCCTAATCCGAAATTACCTTTTTTTCAAGGCGTATTTGAAAAAGTATCGGCAGATATGAGCTTGCCACAGGCTGCGCCTGCCTACAAATGGCGAAATGCAGGTACAGATTTACTTAAATTTCGCAACGGACTTCCTTTTCTTTCTCAATTCAACCGACAAAATGGGGGGACTATTTTTTCCTTTGCAGCTCCGCTCGAAAATAGTTTCAGCAATTTAGGCAAACATGCCCTTTTCGTACCTGTCATGTTTCGCATGGCACTCACGAGCAAAAACAAAACAAATCGTTTGGCTTACTCATTTTCAGATACTTATGCCGAATTAGCCTTAGATAGCTTGAAAAAAGAAGATATTTTTCGCCTTAAAAGTGCAAGCGATAAAAGCCTACAAATCATTCCTGCACAAAGGCTTGTCGGGCAAAAACTTTGGCTTGAAGTCCCTAAAATGGGGCTGCCTGCGGGCGTTTATTGGGTAGAAAACAACAAGGATTCTACTCAACAAGACACTGACAACCGCAAGAAAGCAGCCATTGCCTTTAATTATAGTAAAAATGAATCCGAAACAAGTTATTATACAGTAGAAGAACTTAAAGCAATTTTTGAGCCTTATCCCTTCATCAAAGTTTTAGAAAATGCAGCCGTTGAAAGTTTTGCAGCCGATTATCGAAAAGAAAATGAAGCGTTCCCACTTTGGCGATATTTTATTTATGCAGCTTTGTTTTTATTGCTGGTAGAAACTTTCTTAATTCGCTTTTGGAAATAG
- a CDS encoding ribonuclease HII: MLQFFYEQGKYEVGVDEVGRGCLAGSVVAAAVLFAPDFAYEQHKEAAAVRDSKKIPAPERVQLDTWIRKEALAFGIGEATAAEIDALNILQASFLAMHRAIEKLENELKIKYKFETKNIDLLLIDGNRFKSYQNLPHLCVVKGDAHYFSIAAASILAKNYRDSQMQIFAEKYPHYGWETNVGYPTAAHRKAIQCYGITDLHRKSFNLLNKKNLLF; this comes from the coding sequence ATGCTGCAATTTTTTTACGAACAAGGAAAATACGAAGTTGGCGTAGATGAAGTAGGGCGCGGCTGTTTGGCGGGTTCGGTAGTGGCGGCGGCGGTGCTTTTTGCGCCAGATTTTGCGTATGAGCAACACAAAGAGGCGGCAGCGGTGCGCGATTCTAAAAAAATTCCTGCTCCCGAAAGGGTACAACTCGATACTTGGATACGAAAAGAAGCACTTGCCTTTGGCATTGGGGAGGCGACAGCCGCCGAAATAGACGCGCTTAATATTTTACAAGCCTCATTTTTAGCCATGCACAGGGCAATTGAAAAATTAGAAAATGAGTTAAAAATAAAATATAAGTTTGAAACAAAAAATATAGATTTACTTTTAATAGATGGAAATAGATTTAAGTCATACCAAAATTTGCCTCATCTTTGTGTAGTAAAGGGAGATGCACATTATTTTTCGATTGCAGCCGCTTCTATTTTGGCTAAAAATTATAGAGATTCCCAGATGCAAATTTTTGCAGAAAAATACCCACATTACGGTTGGGAAACGAATGTGGGCTATCCTACTGCGGCGCACAGAAAGGCAATTCAATGCTATGGCATTACAGACTTACATCGGAAAAGTTTTAATTTACTTAACAAAAAAAATCTTTTATTTTAA
- a CDS encoding metal ABC transporter solute-binding protein, Zn/Mn family has protein sequence MFCKNKLKYWLFLASFFVAFACVEQTNSTQEEKKQVPQNQELSIVCTTGMIADAVENIVGNTAKVQTLMGAGIDPHLYKATTGDIALLSSSDLIVYNGLHLEGKMSETLEKLKSEKQVLAVAESLLDTKGNGTTVLRQVGEATYDPHVWMSLPLWQVCLKKLIEDLSLWNPEKATLYRENGKKYLTAIENSHQKIVATFNKIPKEQRVLITSHDAFFYFGKTYDLEVMPIMGISTASEAGLADINRLVSEISKRKIKAIFVESSISDKDVKSIIEGCKKTGHNLALGGVLYADAMGEKSSKSGTYLGMMESNAETIATALQ, from the coding sequence ATGTTTTGTAAAAACAAGTTGAAATATTGGCTCTTTTTAGCTTCTTTTTTTGTAGCCTTCGCCTGTGTAGAACAAACCAATTCTACCCAAGAAGAAAAAAAGCAAGTGCCTCAAAATCAAGAACTTAGTATCGTTTGCACCACAGGCATGATTGCTGATGCAGTGGAAAATATCGTAGGAAATACGGCTAAGGTGCAGACTTTGATGGGCGCAGGCATAGACCCACATCTATACAAGGCTACAACAGGCGACATAGCCTTGCTTTCAAGTTCGGATTTAATTGTCTATAATGGCTTACATTTGGAAGGAAAAATGTCTGAAACCTTAGAAAAATTGAAATCTGAAAAGCAAGTCTTAGCAGTGGCGGAAAGTCTTTTAGATACAAAAGGGAATGGGACAACAGTTTTACGGCAAGTAGGCGAGGCTACTTATGACCCCCATGTATGGATGTCGCTCCCTCTTTGGCAAGTCTGCCTGAAGAAACTCATCGAAGATTTAAGCCTTTGGAATCCAGAAAAAGCAACTTTATATCGAGAAAATGGCAAAAAATACCTAACTGCCATAGAAAATAGTCATCAAAAAATAGTGGCTACTTTTAATAAAATTCCAAAAGAACAAAGGGTTTTGATAACCTCGCACGACGCATTTTTCTATTTTGGCAAAACCTATGATTTGGAAGTGATGCCCATTATGGGAATTTCTACGGCTTCGGAGGCAGGCTTGGCAGACATTAACCGCTTAGTAAGCGAAATTTCTAAGCGAAAAATAAAAGCAATTTTTGTAGAAAGTTCTATATCAGATAAAGATGTAAAAAGTATTATAGAAGGTTGTAAAAAAACTGGACATAACTTAGCATTAGGGGGTGTGCTTTATGCTGATGCTATGGGAGAAAAATCCTCAAAATCAGGCACTTATCTTGGTATGATGGAAAGCAATGCCGAAACAATCGCAACAGCCTTGCAGTAG
- a CDS encoding ParB N-terminal domain-containing protein, whose amino-acid sequence MSKKFSFTDITAKAKQQQQRDKDFIKDNIVIFQELETLIPPLEVEERKQLEQNILEEGCRDPLVLWENEGKYVVIDGHNRFDICKKNSKKLVEKFGYDFRFVIKEFENIESVKDWMVDNQLGKRNLSNEWKSYLRGRQYQDEKNAQGGDRKKADISDTAQRLAEQHKVSKNTIKRDAQFAEALQTFTGNNANLKQKILNRNIRIPKSTILEAAEKLSESELEKVRIQLEKGTPWERIAIFEQEKATDDPALTRLRQQILESVDTAIYKKDASILEEAKGYLDDLRRIL is encoded by the coding sequence ATGAGTAAAAAATTTAGCTTCACCGACATTACGGCAAAAGCCAAGCAGCAACAGCAGCGCGATAAAGACTTTATTAAAGATAATATTGTCATTTTCCAAGAATTAGAAACGCTCATTCCGCCTTTGGAAGTAGAGGAACGCAAGCAGTTGGAGCAAAATATTTTAGAAGAAGGCTGTCGCGACCCGCTTGTCTTGTGGGAAAATGAAGGGAAGTATGTCGTCATTGATGGACATAATCGTTTTGATATTTGCAAAAAAAATAGCAAAAAATTAGTAGAAAAGTTTGGATACGATTTTCGTTTTGTTATCAAAGAGTTTGAAAATATCGAGTCGGTCAAAGACTGGATGGTAGATAATCAATTAGGCAAGCGCAATCTTTCAAACGAATGGAAATCCTACCTGCGTGGGCGGCAATATCAAGACGAAAAAAATGCGCAAGGAGGCGATAGAAAAAAAGCCGATATTTCCGATACGGCGCAAAGACTGGCAGAGCAGCACAAGGTTTCGAAAAATACCATCAAACGTGATGCCCAATTTGCGGAAGCCCTGCAAACTTTTACAGGAAATAATGCAAATTTAAAACAAAAAATTCTGAATAGAAACATACGTATTCCCAAAAGCACCATCTTGGAAGCTGCCGAAAAACTATCGGAATCTGAACTCGAAAAGGTGCGGATACAGTTAGAAAAAGGCACGCCTTGGGAGCGAATTGCAATTTTTGAGCAGGAAAAAGCAACAGACGACCCCGCCCTTACACGCCTACGACAGCAAATTTTGGAAAGTGTAGATACGGCAATTTATAAAAAAGATGCTTCAATTTTAGAAGAAGCAAAGGGCTATTTAGACGATTTAAGGCGTATTCTCTGA